The region tataatatttaaaaaaaaaagtaatcaaataATGTCAGTTCATTGAAATCAAACTGTTactatcatgtttttacatcaaTTGAAATATGGTGTTTTtgtaaactattgaaaaagtacagcataatgaaattAGATAAGTTAGCAGCTCTGATGTTAGTTCATACCAAAAGCGTTACATTGACCCACCTAGTATAGGGTTGTAGAGGCTGGTTTCAAAAGCAAAGTTGGGAAAGATGTGGTGAAGGTAAAACTTCTTAAAGTGATCAAAAAGAAAGCTGAAGCCACGTTCATGGTTCTCTTTACAACGCCACTCCAGAGACTTCGCCtggttggaaaacaaaaattaggattattttgaataacaaaaataaatctatgGTCAATTGAAGCTTGAGTGAGAATGAGATCAAGATAGAAAACGCAAAATAAAAAGACCATTGAAGATTGCAACAGTAAAGGTGAAATTTGAAAAAGCTGAGAAGGTAGTGAATGCTCGTTAATTTGCTGCTACCATGGATTGGAGGTCTATCACTATCAAAAGTGGGCAATGAATTAAAAAGATAACACCTGAAAAAAGACAACATAGGCCACTGTGGCTCAAGCAATGGGACAGGTTGGCAAACTGATGAATTTCATTGttcataaataaattcaataaattgTAATCCGCAAACGTAACATTAGCTTTCATTGTCATGCCGATGATTTCAGACTATCGTCGTCCTCAAAAGTGACTATTATGACTAACATTTTCATAAAGTAGAATTTAGTAAATAAAGAAATGTCATGGGTTGTGATTATGTTGTTAGTTGTGTTAGTTAGAAATACTGATAATACCTGGTTTACCATGTATTTCAATAGTGCTTCCAAGAAGTAAGCAGTAAGGTCCTCCTGGTTCTTGTCACCAGACTGGGGATGTACCAGTGGGGTAATCTCTTCAGGGGTTACTtgagctgaaaaaaaaagaatttagaaATGATCTCACATAAAAAAACCTTCATTCAAATAAGAAAGGacagtaaaaataattttggcaaTTCAATGACGCATGTTAATGaactaataataatgaaaatggttgtATTTATGTAGCACCAAGACAAAAACAGTTTACTTTGAATACAAAATTTAGACCACATTGTTAAATATCAAATGGCAAATCAACATGCGAGTATTCGCCACGACAACTCCCTTTGACTTACTCTCAGTTAAACTCAATGGTGGGTTAATTAGTGTGTCTAAAGTGCGTGGAGTCCCATGGCAGAGTGGAGCCGGAAAGCCAGGAATTAGACAGGCAAACATGCAGAGTTGCTCTCGTTGAGCATTACTCTGTAACGCCTGCATCCACAACAGGAACAAGCGCAAACCTTCCCGGCGGATCTGCATTGTAGAGAAGAAGCAAGTGTTATATGAGTGTCATTTGCTAACATTACCAAATGAAAGAACATCATCTTAGTAATTGGGAGTAATATGGAAATAAAGCACCTTCAAAGAGTTACCAGTGTGCAACAATTTCTTCAGGATCAGTCCTGAAAGTGAAAGATGTAACCAATAAATAATACTGGGTGATGATGTCACAGTTTAGATATAGGAACAGGTGTATTGCATTTTGTATAAGAGTTCAACAGATGGGTCTGTTACCGATGCTGTGGAACTGCCATCGACTCTGGATCCTCTCTGGCAGGAGCTGGAGAATTTTCTGAAGAagaaataaacaggaaaaaaaaattagggtAATACATTCgttcaattgttttgaatagtCACCACTTTGActattcgttcattttctgaaccacttttcctcacaaggatcacagggggtgcttgagGCTATCACAGTTCACCTCGGGTATCAggcaggggtggggggggggaccctgaattgctggccagccaatcgcagggcacaaggagatggacaaccactcacgcttacactcatactATATAGAGACAATTTAAGGtcttcaaccagtctaccatgcatgtctatgGAAAgtggagcacccggagaaaacccacacaagctcagAGAGAACACGCAAACACCACACACTGAGGAcccacttgggatcgaaccctcaacacCCAAatttgtgaggctgacacgttaACCACTTGGCCGCCGGGCCACCGCAACATTGGCCAATCATGAATAATTCATACAAGCTGCTAAATAATAGAACATATTAGTGATGTACCTCGAAAATGAAGAGAATTGAGTCCAGTTCCTCCCTCTGAGACTTGTGACCTAAAATAGGGACATGATTTTATGAATCTTCATATTCTATGATTGTGAATTACTGATTCAGTTATACATTGAAAATGGTAACAATACAATAGTAATGAATTCCAACTCACCTTTTTGCTTGAGGCTAAGCTCAATGGTGACAAAGTTCTCAAAGAAAACATAATATATATGGGAGTAATTGAGGTCAAAGAACTGTTTCAGCTCTGGTGGCTCTGCATtttctggaaaataaaataacaaattttcattttcacagaAACCAAGTCATAAGCACATTATTCTTAATAGAGTTGGCTAGATCATTTAGAATATATATTGGAATctctacttaaaaaataaattcgtgacctggatttgaaccgaggacgcctgagcgtggattttcaatttttttgtgaactttaaaaaatgtcttttaataattaatagcagaagaAAAATCATAAAGAAGTACATtggcgataatcgagggaagactgtagtaGTTAAACTTCtttatacaaaaacatcattctccACCTATGACTTTAAATCAATGGCtccacaaaatgcttcattaaAGCCCAAAGGTAAGCAAAGTGGCTATGAATTTTTGTGTGCCTACAATAACATGCATGGTTTGAGAAAGTACCATAACATATTATGCCAATGGCAATTTTGTCCCACACATGCGGTGGTAATGTAATTTATTGATAATATTGAACAGTTGTGGTTCTTCTGAAGCATTTGCAGTACAACCTTGTGTGCTTTATTTTAAGTAGTCTTGTGTTCCCTAAACAGTCAGGGCAGACACACCTCTCTGCCCAGTGAGAGCGTGAGCTTTAACAATGGAAACAGGAAATTGGGCTACTGTACAGGAAACCAAGAGAAATAACTAGAAGTTGTTTTCCTCTCCAGTCAGTAGGAATGGTGGGGGTatgcactgtatttttttaaagatggtgTTTAGATGTTTTTGTACTATTATAGCCTCACTCTAATGATACTTTTAAACATGATACGATAATCAAGCGTTATCACAATCCGTACATGATACAATACCCCGCCCCCTAAAAAACTGACAATAAGACACACCCCAAAAGAAAATACTTTGATTTGCATTGCATGACACTAGCCcccaaaacatatttatttttcttgacttCTATGTGGAAGCTTCTAAATTttgttaactctttcagtgccattgatgatgacagACATCCAGCCATGCAAGTCCTCATCCTTCTACTGTGAATTTTAAAGAACTTGTCACTGTTCCAATTGAACTGGTAAGGATGACAGTGAATGAACATTTGTTCAAATGCTGCCAAAACTAAACAAGTGTCCCTAAACAAGTTTAAATGAATCGGACATTTGTTGtcatcaatggctgccaattgAATTTGAACATGATTGCTGCAtggtgaaaataaaatatattcatccCTAAAATAATCGTAGTATACATATTTGAGTTAGAAATGTTCACATGGGGTGACAGACTTAtaccatgtttaaaaaataatcaaaacaacCACTGTTTGAAATGGATCTtgtcaaaaatgtcatatttgctCAATATAAACTCTAACTATTCAAATGTTCTTAGCTGATTTAATTGATCTGATTTTTTTACTTGTGACATTCCAAAATAATCATGAACGTTAGCAGATCAACAAGGATATTGAACTCACCTATGACTATTCTGAGATGTTTGAGCCTCGTTAAGACATCCTTCTTTGGATCCAACACtttctgtgtggattttctcacGTCCCCATGAGGCTTTTTGGAAAACATTCCTGAGGCTGGAGACTCCAAAAGTCAATTACAGACAGCGAGGAAGTGTTAGCTCTTAAAGGTAGCAATTTAGACTGCTTCGGCTAGCGTTAATCTTCAAATCAAAACTAAAGATCTCTTCTTGCCTGAATCAATCACTCACAATACCCTCCGATGTGTTCACTGGTGCGAAATATTGACAAAACGTGTCCAGGGGGACACGATTTATTTACATAAAGCCTCATTGTAGTTGGACCATCCATCTCATCTCCTTTGCACAACAGTCTGCAGCCTCAAGGCTCGTCTAGCTACTGTGTAAAGCTAGCTACCTCCGAGCCTTACTCATAGCAAACATCATGGCGGAGAAGGGAGGGGAAACAAACTAATCAACTTCAtagatatttaaaacaaatacaataagtGACATTTCTTGTTTTATTGTGAACGCGTTTGTGTATTGAGGGGGAATTGTgctacaatttatttttatgtgggAGACAAAATAACGCTTTTCTCAGTGGCTCAACACCTTTCGACCGCCTCGAGGCACTGTGGAATTCTGGGTAACGTAGTGACGACAATGCTCGATTTTTAAAGCGGACGCGACGTCATTTTAGTTAGAAAACTACATTTCCCAATAGTTCTAACCTCACCCCAAAGAGGTTTGTTTTTAGCATGTCTTTTGCTCTGTGGTGGCGCTAAAGGTTAGAAGAAATAAGTTTATTAATTCCCAAAATATTGGATCTACTGTGTAGTAAATGtgtatgcattttattttggtatCGAAATATGCGTCAGGCCAACTTGAGCTAAGAGCTGTATTTTTGATGGTGCTAAAAGGCTAATAAGTGTTACGCGTCTTTTTTTGCCTGCAACATATTGTGCGATTTTCAATACGTGCGTATGGATATTTGGAAatcaatatttattatatttgtacTAAGTTTTGTGAGGGAAAAATCAACACAAGCAACCCTCTAAAACACGCAATCATGTGGCAATATTATTACAACTTTGAGATCTTGCCATGGGTCAACTGCTGCTTTTCTAATTAATTAATCGAATTCGTCCATTCTAGCAGAGGGAATTTGCTGCCATGCCAGTCCATCGTGATCGGGAGAAAAAAGAGAGCACAGCAGAAGAGATGGAGGTAGAAGATCAAGACCAAGATGGATCGACTTCAGAGGAAGAGGATTCTGAAACCTCCTCTGTTTCTGAAGATGGAGACAGCTCTGGTGAGACTTTCAAGAACAGTTATAAATGAATAGTTACAAAATACCACTTGATTTTTCAAACTCATTGCACAACCATTCACTCAtactcaaacctaggggcaaatttagtgttcaaccaacctacaATACATGCTTTTGGGATGGGGGAGGAAatgaagtacccagagaaaacccatgcatgttcagggagaacatgcaaactccctacAGGAAGGTCACAGAACTGCGGGGCCGATGCACTACTAACCACTTATTCACCGAACTGCTGTTTTCCCCCTCAGAAATGGATGAGGAAGATTGCGAGCGAAGAAGAATGGAGTGTTTAGATGAAATGACAACTCTAGAAAAACAGTTCACAGATCTCAAAGACCAGtaagaaactttttttgttgttgtcaagaGGAACCATTTGGATTTTgtacatgtaaaaaagaaatatttgatgTGTGTAGGCTTTATCGGGAACGCTTAACTCAGGTCAATAGCAAGCTGACAGAGGTTGAAGCTGGTCGTGCGGCAGAATATTTGGATCCTCTGGCTGTGCTGCTGGAGAACATGCAGGTCCGCACCAAAGTAGCAGGTAATATCTCAATGTGTCACCAAGGCCTATTTTCCACAAGCCATTGTATTCATGTTCCAAATCCCTTCTGTCAGGCATCTACAAGGAATTGTGCCTGGAGTCTGTGAAGAATAAGTACAAGTGTGAGATGCAGGCAGCCTGCCAACACTGGGAGGTTTAAACATCTTACATATTCTTCATCATGAATGGAAAGTTTTCTTGCTTATTTGTCTGATTTTAGTGTGTCTGTTTATGTGTGGACAGAGTGAAAAGCTGCTGTTGTTTGACACAGTTCAAAGTGAATTAGAGGAGAAAATAAGAAGATTGGAGGAAGATAGGCACAGCATCGATATAACATCAGGTATCATGCAAACATGGAACACATAATCATCTACAGTACTTGCCAACATCAAACATTTGTGTTTCTCAGAGTTGTGGAATGATGAGCTATCAGGAAGGAAAAAGAGAAGAGATGCTTTAAGTCCAGATAAGAAGAGGAGACGACCTTCAGTTGTGTCTGATATCTTTTGgcggtttgttgttgttgttccaaaCGTTTCATCTTCAGCTTCTAGAAAGGATTGAAACTGCTTATTGAATCTTTGTACGATCCTCAACTCTTCACACGGCCTTATATTGTCTACATGCTTCCTGACTTGGACATCCTGGAGGACTGGACCGCTATCAGGAAGGTGGGTAGAAGAGTCAGTAGTATTTATGAATCCAATTGTTATTTTCAAGCTTTATcttaaccacatttttttgtcatccagGCTGTAGCCACCCTCGGTCCACACAGAGGGAAGGTGGAAGCTGACAGCTCTGCTTTCCCATTCAGACCGGACAGAAGCCGGCCAATTCTCAATTGCTGAGACTTAATAACTAACACACGTGTACATAGAAACAAAACATAACATGAAAAAGAATTTGGTCGA is a window of Stigmatopora nigra isolate UIUO_SnigA chromosome 13, RoL_Snig_1.1, whole genome shotgun sequence DNA encoding:
- the brms1la gene encoding breast cancer metastasis-suppressor 1-like protein-A; translation: MPVHRDREKKESTAEEMEVEDQDQDGSTSEEEDSETSSVSEDGDSSEMDEEDCERRRMECLDEMTTLEKQFTDLKDQLYRERLTQVNSKLTEVEAGRAAEYLDPLAVLLENMQVRTKVAGIYKELCLESVKNKYKCEMQAACQHWESEKLLLFDTVQSELEEKIRRLEEDRHSIDITSELWNDELSGRKKRRDALSPDKKRRRPSVVSGPYIVYMLPDLDILEDWTAIRKAVATLGPHRGKVEADSSAFPFRPDRSRPILNC